The following proteins are co-located in the Eleginops maclovinus isolate JMC-PN-2008 ecotype Puerto Natales chromosome 23, JC_Emac_rtc_rv5, whole genome shotgun sequence genome:
- the mmp17b gene encoding matrix metalloproteinase-17b isoform X1, whose translation MKLWIIFLCLSNGWMQTASTADVTPTPSSAPVTPTEDEGTKLVDWLMKYGYLPPSDPSTGQLQAWTAVTNAVRAMQRFAGLKDTGVLDEETNALMKSPRCSLPDQEDQATSLANQERGNMKRRRKRALSMWTRRSINWRLRSYPSSSHLSRETIRSLVFYALRVWAEPTPLEFHEVGSPEAADLQVDFLHGYHGDGYPFDGAGGAVGHAFFPSDAARAGGVHLDAEEEWAFRQPASEGTDLFTVLVHEFGHALGLAHSSSRNSVMRPYYQGPAGDPLHYCLGAQDLEHITQLYGKRNQLLGTDAPRLAPDPQLRHRGHHHHHKYGPFIDRCNTSFDAVARIRGETFFFKGLTMWRVNGGGLVSSQGSSVRRLWRGLPPDLPQLHAVLERPSDHAIIFISGSQFWLFRDLSLQEGYPQPLSSLRMGLSLHGADETEDVAAGRWGLVWDPEEGPVWGNMAKAEEEKQEDDWTQLLREGVSGITINSDGSVYLFKGDSYWKFLFPGSPVQDGYPRSSSADWLDCPDPSSSSPVLDDLSLSLSPPAGRQELRERWKGETEKEKEGGRRRNHERDTQDRGLPILTQCSCQNGALGGSTSSCIAALLLITWTVLAL comes from the exons ATGAAGCTGTGGATTATCTTTCTGTGTCTGAGCAATGGATGGATGCAAACAGCTTCTACTGCTGATGTGACCCCCACACCCTCCTCTGCACCCGTGACACCCACTGAAGATGAGGGCACCAAACTGGTG GATTGGTTGATGAAGTATGGCTACCTCCCACCTTCAGACCCCTCCACTGGGCAGCTGCAGGCCTGGACCGCTGTCACTAACGCTGTGAGGGCCATGCAGAGGTTTGCAGGCCTCAAAGACACTGGAGTTCTGG ATGAGGAGACGAATGCGTTGATGAAGAGTCCACGCTGCTCCCTGCCTGACCAGGAGGACCAAGCCACATCACTGGCGAACCAAGAGAGGGGCAAcatgaaaaggaggaggaaaagggcTCTCTCCATGTGGACACGCAGGAGCATTAACTGGAG GTTGCGTTCATACCCCTCCTCCTCACATCTTTCCCGGGAAACCATTCGCTCCCTGGTCTTCTATGCTTTGAGAGTGTGGGCAGAGCCGACCCCCCTGGAGTTCCATGAG GTGGGCAGTCCAGAGGCAGCAGACCTACAGGTAGACTTCCTCCATGGTTACCACGGAGATGGCTATCCCTTTGATGGGGCAGGTGGTGCAGTCGGCCATGCTTTCTTCCCATCAGACGCTGCCCGCGCCGGAGGAGTTCATTTGGATGCAGAGGAGGAGTGGGCCTTTAGACAGCCAG CATCTGAGGGTACTGACCTGTTTACAGTGCTGGTCCATGAGTTTGGCCATGCTCTGGGTCTTGCCCACTCCTCGTCTCGCAACTCAGTGATGAGGCCATACTACCAAGGGCCTGCCGGAGACCCTCTCCATTACTGCCTGGGAGCTCAAGATCTGGAGCACATCACTCAGCTCTATG GTAAAAGGAACCAGTTGCTGGGCACTGACGCTCCACGCCTCGCCCCAGACCCTCAGCTTCGCCACAGAggccaccaccatcatcacaaATATGG CCCCTTCATTGACCGCTGTAACACTAGTTTTGATGCAGTGGCCAGGATCCGAGGAGAGACTTTCTTCTTCAAAG GTCTCACAATGTGGCGGGTCAATGGTGGGGGCTTGGTATCGAGTCAGGGGTCCTCAGTCAGAAGACTGTGGAGGGGTCTACCTCCTGACCTGCCTCAGCTGCATGCTGTGCTGGAGAGACCGTCAGATCATGCCATCATCTTTATCAGTg GTTCTCAGTTCTGGCTGTTCAGAGATCTGTCGCTCCAGGAGGGCTACCCTCagcccctctcctccctcaggaTGGGGCTGAGCTTACATGGGGCAGACGAGACAGAGGACGTAGCAGCAGGGAGGTGGGGACTTGTTTGGGACCCAGAGGAGGGCCCTGTGTGGGGGAACATGGCAAAGGCCGAGGAGGAGAAGCAAGAAGATGACTGGACTCAGCTGCTCAGAGAGGGGGTCAGTGGCATCACCATAAACAGCGATG GCTCTGTCTATCTCTTCAAAGGAGACTCCTACTGGAAGTTCCTGTTCCCAGGTTCACCAGTGCAGGACGGATACCCTCGATCCTCTAGTGCAGACTGGCTGGACTGCCCTGAcccatcctcatcctctcctGTGCTGGACGacctctccctgtctctgtctccaccTGCTGGCAGACAGGAGCTCAGGGAGAGGTGGAAGGGtgagacagagaaggagaaagaaggaggaaggaggagaaacCATGAAAGGGACACACAGGACAGAGGTTTACCCATCCTGACGCAATGCTCTTGCCAAAATGGAGCTCTTGGTGGCAGCACATCCTCTTGTATTGCGGCCTTGCTGTTGATCACATGGACTGTGTTGGCTTTGTAA
- the mmp17b gene encoding matrix metalloproteinase-17b isoform X2, with amino-acid sequence MKYGYLPPSDPSTGQLQAWTAVTNAVRAMQRFAGLKDTGVLDEETNALMKSPRCSLPDQEDQATSLANQERGNMKRRRKRALSMWTRRSINWRLRSYPSSSHLSRETIRSLVFYALRVWAEPTPLEFHEVGSPEAADLQVDFLHGYHGDGYPFDGAGGAVGHAFFPSDAARAGGVHLDAEEEWAFRQPASEGTDLFTVLVHEFGHALGLAHSSSRNSVMRPYYQGPAGDPLHYCLGAQDLEHITQLYGKRNQLLGTDAPRLAPDPQLRHRGHHHHHKYGPFIDRCNTSFDAVARIRGETFFFKGLTMWRVNGGGLVSSQGSSVRRLWRGLPPDLPQLHAVLERPSDHAIIFISGSQFWLFRDLSLQEGYPQPLSSLRMGLSLHGADETEDVAAGRWGLVWDPEEGPVWGNMAKAEEEKQEDDWTQLLREGVSGITINSDGSVYLFKGDSYWKFLFPGSPVQDGYPRSSSADWLDCPDPSSSSPVLDDLSLSLSPPAGRQELRERWKGETEKEKEGGRRRNHERDTQDRGLPILTQCSCQNGALGGSTSSCIAALLLITWTVLAL; translated from the exons ATGAAGTATGGCTACCTCCCACCTTCAGACCCCTCCACTGGGCAGCTGCAGGCCTGGACCGCTGTCACTAACGCTGTGAGGGCCATGCAGAGGTTTGCAGGCCTCAAAGACACTGGAGTTCTGG ATGAGGAGACGAATGCGTTGATGAAGAGTCCACGCTGCTCCCTGCCTGACCAGGAGGACCAAGCCACATCACTGGCGAACCAAGAGAGGGGCAAcatgaaaaggaggaggaaaagggcTCTCTCCATGTGGACACGCAGGAGCATTAACTGGAG GTTGCGTTCATACCCCTCCTCCTCACATCTTTCCCGGGAAACCATTCGCTCCCTGGTCTTCTATGCTTTGAGAGTGTGGGCAGAGCCGACCCCCCTGGAGTTCCATGAG GTGGGCAGTCCAGAGGCAGCAGACCTACAGGTAGACTTCCTCCATGGTTACCACGGAGATGGCTATCCCTTTGATGGGGCAGGTGGTGCAGTCGGCCATGCTTTCTTCCCATCAGACGCTGCCCGCGCCGGAGGAGTTCATTTGGATGCAGAGGAGGAGTGGGCCTTTAGACAGCCAG CATCTGAGGGTACTGACCTGTTTACAGTGCTGGTCCATGAGTTTGGCCATGCTCTGGGTCTTGCCCACTCCTCGTCTCGCAACTCAGTGATGAGGCCATACTACCAAGGGCCTGCCGGAGACCCTCTCCATTACTGCCTGGGAGCTCAAGATCTGGAGCACATCACTCAGCTCTATG GTAAAAGGAACCAGTTGCTGGGCACTGACGCTCCACGCCTCGCCCCAGACCCTCAGCTTCGCCACAGAggccaccaccatcatcacaaATATGG CCCCTTCATTGACCGCTGTAACACTAGTTTTGATGCAGTGGCCAGGATCCGAGGAGAGACTTTCTTCTTCAAAG GTCTCACAATGTGGCGGGTCAATGGTGGGGGCTTGGTATCGAGTCAGGGGTCCTCAGTCAGAAGACTGTGGAGGGGTCTACCTCCTGACCTGCCTCAGCTGCATGCTGTGCTGGAGAGACCGTCAGATCATGCCATCATCTTTATCAGTg GTTCTCAGTTCTGGCTGTTCAGAGATCTGTCGCTCCAGGAGGGCTACCCTCagcccctctcctccctcaggaTGGGGCTGAGCTTACATGGGGCAGACGAGACAGAGGACGTAGCAGCAGGGAGGTGGGGACTTGTTTGGGACCCAGAGGAGGGCCCTGTGTGGGGGAACATGGCAAAGGCCGAGGAGGAGAAGCAAGAAGATGACTGGACTCAGCTGCTCAGAGAGGGGGTCAGTGGCATCACCATAAACAGCGATG GCTCTGTCTATCTCTTCAAAGGAGACTCCTACTGGAAGTTCCTGTTCCCAGGTTCACCAGTGCAGGACGGATACCCTCGATCCTCTAGTGCAGACTGGCTGGACTGCCCTGAcccatcctcatcctctcctGTGCTGGACGacctctccctgtctctgtctccaccTGCTGGCAGACAGGAGCTCAGGGAGAGGTGGAAGGGtgagacagagaaggagaaagaaggaggaaggaggagaaacCATGAAAGGGACACACAGGACAGAGGTTTACCCATCCTGACGCAATGCTCTTGCCAAAATGGAGCTCTTGGTGGCAGCACATCCTCTTGTATTGCGGCCTTGCTGTTGATCACATGGACTGTGTTGGCTTTGTAA